In Chelonia mydas isolate rCheMyd1 chromosome 19, rCheMyd1.pri.v2, whole genome shotgun sequence, the following are encoded in one genomic region:
- the LOC102932543 gene encoding C-Myc-binding protein isoform X2 → MAHYKAADSKREQFRRYLEKSGVLDTLTKVLVALYEEPEKPNSALDFLKHHIGAAAPENPEVEALRLEVAEMKEKYEAVLEENKKLKAKLSQYEPPPEEKRGE, encoded by the exons ATGGCGCATTACAAG GCCGCAGACTCTAAGCGAGAGCAGTTCCGCCGCTACCTGGAGAAATCCGGGGTGCTGGACACGCTCACCAAAG tgttggTAGCCCTATATGAAGAGCCAGAGAAACCAAATAGTGCACTGGA CTTTCTGAAGCATCATATAGGAGCCGCAGCTCCAGAAAATCCAGAAGTAGAGGCCCTTCGCCTGGAAGTGGCAGAgatgaaagaaaaatatgaagctgtgttggaagaaaacaaaaaactaaaagcAAAG CTGTCTCAGTATGAACCACCTCCAGAAGAGAAGCGTGGTGAATAG
- the LOC102932543 gene encoding C-Myc-binding protein isoform X1: protein MAHYKAADSKREQFRRYLEKSGVLDTLTKVLVALYEEPEKPNSALEYPFSSFCELISDICEAKDGSTVQGRYSFVSILYKLSEASYRSRSSRKSRSRGPSPGSGRDERKI, encoded by the exons ATGGCGCATTACAAG GCCGCAGACTCTAAGCGAGAGCAGTTCCGCCGCTACCTGGAGAAATCCGGGGTGCTGGACACGCTCACCAAAG tgttggTAGCCCTATATGAAGAGCCAGAGAAACCAAATAGTGCACTGGAGtatcctttttcttccttctgtgAATTGATTTCAGACATATGTGAGGCAAAAGATGGAAGCACCGTCCAAGGCAGATACTCGTTTGTCTCCATATTATATaaa CTTTCTGAAGCATCATATAGGAGCCGCAGCTCCAGAAAATCCAGAAGTAGAGGCCCTTCGCCTGGAAGTGGCAGAgatgaaagaaaaatatga